In Engraulis encrasicolus isolate BLACKSEA-1 chromosome 24, IST_EnEncr_1.0, whole genome shotgun sequence, a single genomic region encodes these proteins:
- the LOC134441272 gene encoding complement C1q-like protein 3, whose protein sequence is MAPLKMRAAISLLMLLFCVCSGAAPASTQPDISTEPQELLRDMVVELRGALKSMEARQAASEAKAETPKVAFFAGLPYGYTHAHSQGWLYLVWSQVTVNVGNAYDSTTGYFKAPVRGVYVFRFDITNREGGSVQLHVFKNNAERVMLRESYDNGGVAYVSGGLTLLLEVGDTIMGQIPPGSRLYNDPHNHSTFSGSLLFTV, encoded by the exons ATGG CACCTTtgaagatgagggctgccatctccctgctgatgctgctgttctGCGTGTGCAGTGGCGCTGCTCCGGCCTCCACCCAGCCGGACATCTCCACCGAGCCGCAGGAGCTGCTCAGAGACATGGTAGTGGAGCTGAGGGGGGCACTGAAGTCAATGGAGGCCAGACAAGCTGCTAGTGAAGCTAAGGCAGAGACTCCCAAAGTGGCCTTCTTCGCAGGGCTACCCTATGGTTACACACACGCCCATAGCCAGGGTTGGTTGTACTTGGTTTGGAGTCAAGTCACGGTTAACGTCGGCAACGCCTACGACAGCACGACGGGCTACTTCAAAGCTCCAGTGAGGGGAGTCTACGTCTTTAGGTTCGACATCACGAATCGGGAGGGGGGCAGTGTGCAGCTCCACGTGTTTAAGAACAATGCTGAGCGAGTTATGCTGAGGGAAAGCTATGATAACGGCGGCGTAGCCTATGTCTCTGGTGGTCTAACGCTGTTGCTAGAGGTGGGAGATACGATTATGGGTCAGATTCCTCCAGGTAGCCGTCTGTACAATGACCCTCATAAccacagcaccttcagtggctcCCTGCTCTTCACTGTCTGA